In Acidovorax sp. GBBC 1281, a single window of DNA contains:
- a CDS encoding DJ-1/PfpI family protein, whose translation MPAASHSTPATAFPRTQRVGILVFPQFEPLDVWGFIEAFSIARFIGTSYADAPALPFQIVLISNECRPAANGASPAPVPAPVASFNGPRVAPDLFRDEALEQPLDLLMIPGGQGVGTLLMDPDTAAVQALLQWVQAMDQHVAVVTSVCTGAAILARSGLLDGRPAATNHQAFGWVAGFGPAVLWDNVSRWVDAGKYVTSAGVSAGTDMAWHLVARLAGRAVAETAALAAEYDWHRDPAQPIFYPQQAAVPSS comes from the coding sequence ATGCCTGCAGCATCCCATTCCACACCTGCCACGGCCTTTCCACGCACCCAACGCGTCGGGATCCTGGTGTTTCCCCAATTCGAGCCGCTCGACGTATGGGGCTTCATCGAGGCGTTTTCCATCGCGCGCTTCATCGGCACCTCCTATGCCGACGCGCCGGCCCTGCCGTTCCAGATCGTGCTGATCTCCAACGAGTGCAGGCCCGCCGCGAACGGTGCCAGCCCTGCGCCGGTTCCCGCGCCGGTGGCCAGCTTCAACGGCCCCCGCGTGGCGCCGGATCTCTTCCGCGACGAGGCGCTGGAGCAGCCGCTGGACCTGCTCATGATCCCCGGCGGACAAGGGGTCGGCACCTTGCTGATGGACCCGGACACCGCAGCCGTCCAGGCCTTGCTGCAATGGGTGCAGGCCATGGACCAGCACGTGGCCGTGGTCACTTCGGTCTGCACCGGCGCGGCCATCCTGGCGCGATCCGGCCTGCTGGATGGGCGGCCAGCCGCCACCAACCACCAGGCCTTCGGCTGGGTGGCGGGCTTCGGTCCCGCGGTGCTGTGGGACAACGTTTCGCGCTGGGTGGATGCGGGCAAGTACGTGACCTCGGCGGGCGTGTCCGCAGGGACCGACATGGCATGGCACCTGGTCGCTCGCCTGGCTGGCCGTGCCGTAGCCGAAACGGCCGCCCTCGCCGCCGAGTACGACTGGCACCGCGATCCGGCGCAACCCATCTTCTACCCCCAGCAGGCTGCTGTGCCTTCTTCCTGA
- a CDS encoding tyrosinase family protein produces the protein MISKRNALKTVVAAGAITTFSGLVPGLLQAVAAPKLRTRRCVNTMALDDPDLSAYRDFVGIMRSRPQSSRVSWLGFANQHGDAHNFKYCPHGDWYFLPWHRGFVEMYEKAAAAMTRHPDFAMPYWDWTALRELPAAFTDKTYRGQPNPLYVPGKGDDPTMLRNQLTGENALTDELVGPEVIRKIYQETNYEAFGTSRSVDRSDPKKPVVQNNLDAKWVPMGGGNQGILERTPHNNVHNNIGGFMPESNSPRDPIFMMHHGNIDRIWVS, from the coding sequence ATGATCAGCAAGAGAAACGCACTGAAAACCGTGGTCGCCGCCGGCGCCATCACCACGTTCTCGGGCCTGGTGCCCGGCCTGCTGCAGGCCGTGGCCGCACCCAAGCTTCGCACACGCCGCTGCGTCAACACCATGGCGCTGGACGATCCGGACCTGTCCGCCTACCGGGACTTCGTCGGCATCATGCGGTCCCGGCCCCAAAGCAGCCGGGTCAGCTGGCTGGGCTTTGCCAACCAGCATGGGGATGCCCACAATTTCAAATACTGCCCGCACGGAGACTGGTACTTCCTGCCATGGCACCGCGGTTTCGTCGAGATGTACGAGAAGGCGGCCGCAGCCATGACCCGCCACCCCGACTTCGCCATGCCCTACTGGGACTGGACCGCGCTGCGCGAACTGCCCGCGGCGTTCACAGACAAAACCTACAGGGGCCAGCCCAACCCCCTGTATGTGCCGGGCAAAGGCGACGACCCCACCATGCTGCGCAACCAGCTCACGGGCGAGAACGCGCTGACCGACGAACTCGTGGGCCCCGAGGTGATCCGCAAGATCTACCAGGAAACCAACTACGAAGCCTTCGGCACCAGCCGCTCGGTGGATCGCAGCGATCCGAAAAAGCCGGTGGTGCAGAACAACCTCGACGCCAAGTGGGTTCCGATGGGAGGCGGCAACCAGGGCATTCTGGAGCGCACGCCGCACAACAACGTGCACAACAACATCGGCGGATTCATGCCGGAGTCCAACTCGCCGAGAGACCCGATCTTCATGATGCACCACGGCAACATCGACCGCATCTGGGTATCCTGA
- a CDS encoding tyrosinase family domain-containing protein — protein sequence MPFRDNYIAPDGRLYTKKVSDLLSTAALGYTYDTLPSPDNQPVDPQRRANLSALFNPAAGDNLLRLKKSDMAAATAATSLGVPFQLGAGALAPLQSPPSAPGAGAPREVVALISDIRIADNVRAIRVFVNRDTVGPQVPVTDPHFVTTLSFLRHGHGHGEGAHTGSLPSTLVNLTDTLRRLSQTQGLQGNTVTVQLVALPVAGTPPSEVGTVVPGSIEIALI from the coding sequence ATGCCGTTCCGCGACAACTACATCGCACCCGACGGCAGGCTCTACACCAAGAAGGTGAGCGACCTGCTGAGCACTGCCGCGCTTGGCTACACCTACGACACCCTGCCCTCGCCCGACAACCAGCCCGTCGATCCGCAGCGCCGGGCCAACCTGTCGGCCCTGTTCAATCCCGCGGCCGGCGACAATCTTCTGCGCCTGAAGAAAAGCGACATGGCCGCGGCCACGGCGGCCACTTCGCTGGGCGTGCCGTTCCAGCTGGGCGCCGGGGCGCTCGCGCCATTGCAGTCCCCGCCTTCCGCGCCCGGTGCGGGTGCGCCGCGAGAAGTGGTGGCGCTGATCTCCGACATCCGCATCGCGGACAACGTGCGTGCGATCCGTGTGTTCGTCAATCGCGATACCGTCGGTCCGCAGGTGCCCGTCACCGACCCGCATTTCGTGACGACGCTGAGCTTCCTCCGGCACGGCCATGGCCACGGCGAGGGAGCGCACACCGGCAGCCTGCCTTCGACCCTGGTCAACCTCACGGACACGCTGCGGCGGCTGTCGCAGACCCAGGGACTGCAGGGCAACACGGTCACGGTGCAACTGGTGGCCTTGCCGGTGGCCGGCACCCCGCCCTCGGAGGTGGGCACCGTGGTGCCCGGCTCGATCGAGATCGCACTGATCTGA
- a CDS encoding TetR/AcrR family transcriptional regulator, whose amino-acid sequence MKKSPAPDSSSGMRRQPTQARARQTIEAIFGATAQIVEKEGEEGITTNKVAQVAGFSIGTLYQYFPSKEAIVLAMVERERNRVQQQLRELLDEAVAQRREVRAVLRDVVRLLVAAFGTGGHSRVRRGMVRLGWRIDHHDRVTAALREGAERNALALARLIEVGDTSVRAPTPAMMFVATRAIMGAIRSAALEDSPLLGQPAFEDELVRMLWGMLRADAGD is encoded by the coding sequence TTGAAGAAATCTCCAGCCCCCGACAGTTCCTCCGGCATGCGCCGCCAGCCCACCCAGGCGCGGGCGCGCCAGACCATCGAGGCCATCTTCGGCGCCACCGCGCAGATCGTGGAAAAGGAAGGCGAGGAGGGCATCACCACCAACAAGGTCGCGCAGGTGGCGGGCTTTTCCATCGGCACGCTCTACCAGTATTTCCCCTCGAAGGAGGCCATCGTGCTGGCCATGGTGGAGCGCGAGCGCAACCGCGTGCAGCAGCAATTGCGCGAGCTGTTGGACGAGGCCGTGGCCCAGCGGCGTGAGGTGCGGGCCGTGCTGCGCGACGTGGTTCGGCTGTTGGTGGCGGCCTTCGGCACCGGCGGCCATTCGCGGGTTCGGCGCGGCATGGTGCGGCTGGGCTGGCGCATCGACCACCACGACCGCGTGACGGCCGCGCTGCGCGAAGGGGCGGAGCGCAATGCCCTGGCGCTGGCCCGCCTGATCGAGGTAGGCGATACCTCGGTGCGCGCTCCCACGCCGGCCATGATGTTCGTTGCCACGCGCGCCATCATGGGCGCCATCCGCAGCGCCGCGCTGGAGGACTCGCCCCTGCTGGGTCAGCCCGCGTTCGAGGACGAACTGGTGCGCATGCTGTGGGGCATGTTGCGCGCCGACGCGGGGGATTAG